Proteins encoded by one window of Salvia splendens isolate huo1 chromosome 5, SspV2, whole genome shotgun sequence:
- the LOC121804813 gene encoding citrate synthase, glyoxysomal-like, which produces MENCDLTATARGRLAVLSAHLSASPNRSGSFLEFSGCSADVAPPTNLKGSLTLIDERTGMKYQVQVSQDGTIKATDLKKISIGKNDKGLKLYDPGYLNTAPVRSSICYIDGDEGILRYRGYPIEELAEKSSFLEVAYLLLYGNLPTEGQLGEWEFAVAQHSAVPQGLLDIIQAMPHDAHPMGVLVSTMSALSVFHPDANPALRGQDLYKSKQVRDKQIVRILGKAPTIAAAAYLRMAGRPPVLPSNSLSYSDNFLYMLDSMGDRSYKPNPRLARVLDILFILHAEHEMNCSTAAARHLASSGVDVYTALAGAVGALYGPLHGGANEAVLKMLSEIGSVDNIPEFIEGVKNRKRKMSGFGHRVYKNYDPRAKVIKKLAEEVFSIVGRDPLIEVAIALEKAALSDEYFVKRKLYPNVDFYSGLIYRAMGFPPEFFTILFAIPRMAGYLSHWRESLDDPDTKIMRPAQVYTGVWLRNYTPLKERTLSKEVDKLGQVAVSNATRRRLAGFGA; this is translated from the exons ATGGAGAATTGTGATCTTACAGCTACGGCTCGAGGCCGCTTGGCGGTGCTCTCAGCTCACCTCTCGGCTTCACCCAATCGATCCGGCTCCTTCCTTGAGTTCTCCGGCTGTTCTGCCGACGTCGCGCCGCCCACGAATCTCAAAGGTTCGTTGACCTTGATTGATGAGCGTACCGGGATGAAGTATCAGGTTCAGGTATCCCAAGACGGCACTATCAAAGCCACCGACCTTAAGAAG ATATCCATAGGAAAGAATGACAAGGGGCTGAAGCTTTATGACCCGGGGTACCTTAACACAGCTCCTGTTCGATCTTCGATTTGCTACATTGATGGCGATGAAGGGATTCTTAGATACAGGGGGTATCCCATTGAGGAGCTGGCAGAGAAGAGTTCCTTTCTAGAAGTTGCTTATCTTTTGT TGTATGGAAACCTACCAACTGAAGGTCAGTTGGGAGAGTGGGAGTTTGCTGTTGCACAACATTCAGCTGTTCCACAAGGACTGTTG GATATCATACAGGCAATGCCACATGATGCTCACCCAATGGGTGTTCTTGTTAGCACAATGAGTGCTCTTTCTGTCTTCCATCCAGATGCTAATCCAGCTTTAAGA GGGCAAGATCTATACAAGTCTAAACAAGTGAGAGACAAACAAATTGTTCGCATACTTGGAAAG GCTCCAACAATTGCTGCAGCTGCTTATTTGAGAATGGCAGGGAGGCCACCTGTTCTTCCATCCAACAGTCTCTCATACTCTGATAACTTCTTATATATGCTTGACTCAAT GGGTGACCGATCTTATAAACCAAATCCTAGACTTGCACGGGTTCTTGATATTCTATTCATACTGCATGCAGAACATGAAATGAATTGCTCTACTGCAGCTGCAAGACACCTTGCTTCAAG TGGTGTGGACGTGTACACAGCCCTTGCTGGAGCTGTTGGAGCTCTGTATGGTCCCCTTCATGGTGGAGCAAATGAG GCTGTGCTCAAGATGTTGAGTGAGATTGGAAGTGTTGACAACATACCTGAATTCATTGAAGGTGTAAAAAACAG GAAAAGAAAGATGTCTGGTTTTGGACACCGCGTTTACAAAAACTATGACCCACGTGCCAAAGTTATCAAGAAACTTGCAGAAGAAGTATTTTCAATTGTTGGCAGGGATCCTCTCATTGAG GTGGCAATAGCTTTGGAGAAGGCTGCGCTCTCAGATGAGTATTTTGTTAAGAGAAAGTTATATCCGAATGTTGACTTCTATTCTGGGTTGATTTATAG GGCTATGGGTTTCCCTCCCGAGTTCTTTACCATTTTGTTTGCTATCCCCCGAATGGCTGGCTATTTATCTCACTGGCGAGAGTCTCTGGATGACCCTGATACTAAGATAATGAGACCGGCGCAG GTATACACCGGCGTATGGCTAAGGAATTACACGCCACTGAAAGAGCGAACGCTATCGAAAGAAGTGGATAAACTTGGTCAGGTGGCGGTCTCCAATGCAACAAGGAGGCGTTTGGCAGGATTCGGGGCCTAG